The genomic window TCTTCGCCTCCCTGGCTCTCCTGGCCCAGGCCCAGCCTCCCGCCTTCCTGGCGCAGCTCCCGCCGGCCGCCCGGGAGGAGGCGCTGGACATCGTGAACCGCGCCGATTTCATCTTCGAGACCCAGACCCAGCCGAAACATGTCCGCCTGGCCACCATGGAGAAGCTGTTCGACCACCCGCGCCTGAGCCTGGCCATGTGGCGGCATTGCCAGTTCGTGCCCAGCTTCTACGGGTTCGTCCACCCGGACGGGGCCTGGAGCCTCGACGATGGCCGGGGACTCAGGGGCACCTTGCGGCTGGTGTATCAGCGGCCGGGGCACCGGGTGTACCTGGTGGAGGGCCGGGCAGAGAAGGGCCGCCTGAAGACGCCCTTCTCCGTGGGGGCCCGGATGCTGACTTCGTACCGCTACTGGGAGAGCAAGCGCGGGTTCGAGACCCACCTCCAGACCTGGACGGCCCTGGACTCGGCCCTGCTGGGCGTGATGGCCCGCCCTTTCCGGGGCTACATCAAGGGCCGGCAGGATGAGTTCATCGCCTACATCAACGGGAATGTGGCCACCTTCGGGGAATTCGCCGACCTGAGCCCCCGGGAGTTCCAGGGGCCCATCAAGCGCGATGGGGATCCCGTCGCCCTCCGCGAGTACGAAGCCCTCTTCCTGAGGAAGTGATGGGTCTCCCCTTCGCGGCGTCCCTCCGGGCCCTGGTCCGGCCCGGCGCTGCCTTTCCCGGGGAGGCCCCGCCCCTGGGGCGGGCCGTGGGGACCATGCTCGCCGCGTGGGCGCCCCCGGTCCTGGTGAACGCGGGCCTGACGGTCTGGCAGGGGCTTCAGGGCTACGGAGCCCTGTGCCAGAACGGGCCTCCCCCCTGGCTGGCCGAACGGCTGGCGCGGGGGCTCGGGGGCGATCCCGAGGATCTGGGCCGGCTGCTGGCCTCCTTGCCGCCCCCGCCGGCCTTCGGTCGCGTGTGGCCCTGGCTGCTGCTGGCCGTGCCCCTGATCCTGCTGGGCACCTGGTTCCATCACGCGGTCTGGGATCACATGGGGCTCTGGCTGGTGGGCGGGTTGAAGGGGAAGCGCGGTTTCCGCGCCAGCCTGGGGGCCGAGGCCGAGGCCCTGCGCATCACCGCCCTGGGGGCGCTGGTGGGGTTGCTGGGCTTCCTCCCGGGCCTGGGCCTTCTGCTGGCGGTCCCGCTCCTGCTCCTGGACGGCTACCTCTGGCTCTTCCGGGGCTTCGCCCTGGCCGCTCGGCACGGCTGCGAACCCTGGCGGGGCGTGGCGGCCACCGTGGTTCATGCGGCCCTGCTGGGGATCTGCGCCCTGGGCCTGGGGGTGACCCTGCTGGCGCTGCTGGGGGCCGCGGCATGAGGCGCGTGCCCTGGATCGCCCTGGCGGCGCTGGGCCTCGCCCTGGGCTTGGCCTTGGGCCTCTGGGCCGCCACCTTCCTGGCGCCCCTGGCGGACCTGCTGCCGGTCTGCCCCTTCAAGCGGATCACCGGATTCGCCTGCGCCACCTGCGGGGCCACGCGCTGCGTCCTGGCGCTGGCCGGGGGGCATTGGCGCGAAGCCTTCCACTGGTACCCGGCCGCGGCCGCGCTGGCGGCGCTGCCGCTGGCGGTGCTCTGGGATCTCCGCCGCGCCTGGCGGGGGGACTCCTATCCGGCGCTGCCGGATTCCCGGGCCGCCCGCCTCGCCGTCTGGGCCGCCCTGGTGGGAATCTGGGCGCTCCAGGTGGCGCGCGGGATTTAGTCCGGTCATGCTTTGGACACGAATCACCGGAGTCCCCTTATGTTCCAGCAAATCCTGGATCAGCTGATTGAACGGGTGCCCGAGTCCCTGGCCGCGACCTTCAACGACCGGGACGGGGATCCGATCTCGTCACGCACGATCCAGATCCCGAACGAGGGGCTGCAACTCCTGGGCGCCTATCAACACATGGTGAAACGGCACCTCCAGCAGGCCGTGGAGGAATTCGACCGCGGCGAGGTGCAGCAGGTGGCCTTCGCCACCGACCAGCACTGGATCCTCATGATGGGCGCCGGCGAGCAATGCACCCTCGTGCTCGTGATGCAGCGGGAGGGCCTGCTGGGCCGCGCGCGGTTTTACATGGAACAGGCCATCAAGGCCCTGAACGACGAGTTGTAATGCTGTCCGGGGGGACCGCCTGCTCGCAGCGCTCGCGATGTCCCCCCGGGCCCCCGCCAAGTGGGTGGGATGAACCCGCCCACTCGGCCTAGGAGCCTGGATGGAACGCTTTATCGGATTGGCCGGAATCGTGGCCTTCATGGCGATTGCGTATGCGCTGTCGCACAAGCGGAGCGCCATCCATTGGCGCACCATTGGCTGGGGCCTCACCCTGCAGTGGATCTTCGCGCTGATCGTGCTCAAGGGCTCCGTCATCTCTGGCCTGCTGTCCTTCCTCCCCTTCCCGAAGGGGACCGGATGGGTGGTGCTGGTCCTGATGTTCACGCCGATGCTGCTGCGGCGGTTCGCATCCTATGAGAACAAGGCGCTGAACTGGGCGCTGTTCGGCGTGATCGTCCTCGGCCTGCTCCGCGGGAATCTCGTGGGCTCTTCCTTCGACCAGATGCGCATCGTGGTCGAGCACCTCATGGCCTACGCCCACGAAGGGGCCAGCTTCGTGTTCGGCTCGCTGTCCGATGGGCCCGGCGGCAAGGTGGGCATGGTCTTCGCCTTCGCCGTGCTGCCCACCATCATCTTCGTGGCCTCCATCTTCGCGGTGCTCTACTACATCGGCGTCATGCAGTGGGTGGTCAGCGCCGCAGCGCGGGCCATGGGCCGCTTCCTGAAGGTCTCCGGCGCTGAGAGCGTGAGCGTGGCCGCCAGCATCCTCATGGGCCAGACCGAGGCGCCCCTCACCATCCGGCCCTTTCTGGCACGCATGACCCGCAGCGAACTCATGGTGATCATGACCGCAGGCATGGCCCATGTGTCGGGCAGCATCATGGTGGCCTATGTGCAGGTGGCCCATGTGGACATCGTGCACCTGCTCACGGCCGTGATCATGACGGCGCCCGGCGCGGTGATGATGGCCAAGCTGCTGGAGCCTGAGACGGAAACGCCCGAGACGGCCGGCGACATCAAGGTGGACATCCCCAACCACGACGCCAATGTGCTGGATGCCGCGGCCCGGGGCGCCTTCGAGGGCGGCCAGCTGGCCTTCAATGTGGCCGTCATGCTCATCGCCTTCATCGCGCTCATCTACCTGCTCAACGGCTTGATGAAGGCCATCCACCCAGGCTTCAGCCTGGAGCTGGTGCTGGGCGCCGTCTTCAAGCCCTTTGCCTACCTGATGGGCGTGCCCTGGATCGAGGCCGGCCAGGTGGGATCGCTGCTGGGCAAGCGCATGGTGGTGAACGAGTTCGTGGCCTTCCTGGATCTGGGGGCCATGACGAACCTGTCCACCAAGGCCCGCCTGGTGTCCACCTTCGCCCTGTGCGGCTTCGCCAACTTCAGCAGCATCGCCATCCAGGTGGGGGGCATCGGCGCCCTGGTGCCCGAGCGTCGCGGCGATCTGGCCCGCCTGGGCATCCGGGCGATGCTGGCTGGGACCCTGGCGAATTTCCTGAGCGCCTGCATCGCCGGGATCCTCAGTTAGAAAAAACCATCAATACAACTCTATGCTCCAGCCTTTCCTCGAATCTGCCGATGAAGGGGGATCGCCGGAGGTAGTGCTGATGATTCGTGTCCGTTCCTTGGTTCTCGTTTCTGCCCTCGTCTCCATGACGCTTGCAGCGGGGGACTACGACGCCGTGATCGGCGCCATGAAGAAAGCCTGGCCTCAGGTCGGCACCGTGGCCGTGGTCTGCGACGCGAACGGCAGCAAGGCCGCCCTTTCGGCCCTCACCGCCGCCGCCGGCGGATTGAAGGTGATGGTCGTGGATGTGAAGGGTCCCCAGGACATGGGCAAGGCCATCGGCACCCTGACGGGCCGCAAACCCGATGCGGTGATCCTCCTGTCAGGCGACAAGGTGGCCGGCGACGGCTCCTCCGCCGCCAGCTTCCTCATCCAGCGCATGGCCGCCCTCAAGGTGCCCGCTGTCGCCACCACCGAGGCGGGCGTGAAGCAGGGCGCGGCGCTGGGCATCGGGCCCGGCACCGGGGGCAAGCTGATGTCGAACGCGAAGGTGGCTGCCGTGGCCGGCGTGGCCGTGCCCGCGGGCGCCACCGCCATTTAATCGTCTTCCTCCACCGAAGGCCCCGCCCCGGCGGGGCCTTCTCATGCCTCAGAATCGCCCCTTCAGAGAGTGGGCGTAGCCGGTGAGCTCCACATAAGCCTCGCCCACCTCGCGCCCCGCGGCATCCAGGACCCGGCAGGCGCCTTCCCAGTAGGTGATGCCGGAGCTGCGGCCCGTCCGCAATTCCTGATCCGGGAGCACCGGCACGAGGGTATGGCGTTCTCCCCAGGCCTCCAACACCAGGGGCGTGGGATAGGCGGCGCCGCTGGTAGGGCTCCTCCAGGTGCCGGTCGCCCCCAGCGTGAAGGCTTGGGTGCGGCGGCGGACGCGCCCCCCGGCATCCACCTCGGTCACCGTGGAGTAGGGATCCTGGCTGCCGTCCCGGCGGCGCAGGCGGTAGGCCATGAGGCTGCGGCCGTCCCGCAATTGGATGCCCGCCCAGTCCCAGCCCACCTGCTCGGCATCGAGCTGGTTGGAGCTGAACTCGTGGTCCATCCAGCCCTGGCCACGGACCGCGAGCGCGGGTCCTTCCGGAAGCCGGAGGGAGCCCTGGGCCGACAGCCGGGGCCAGGTGAGGTAGTGGCTGGCGGCGCTGGGATCGGCCCCCTTCCGGCTCACGCCCTCCTCGCCGAAGATCACGGGTGGGGTGGCGGGATCCAGGGCCAGGTCCAAGGTCGCACCGCGCACGGTCATGTGCAGGCGGATGCGCCCGGAAGGATCCTGTTCCGCCCGCCAGTCCTGGTGGAACACGCTCAGGCGGTCGGTGGCCGCCCCGGCCATCAGACCTGCCCGATCCAGGCGTTCGGCCACCAGGAAGCGATGGCCGGCCTCGTCGGTCAGGGCGGCGTGGGCCAGTTGGAGTTGGTCGCTCCGCCAGGCCGGGCTGCCCTTCCAGGTTGCCGGGGGCGAGGCCTGGCGAAAGAAGGTGAGCTGGTACCCGAACCGGCGGGCCCCATCCGGGGTCCAGAGGTGGCCGGTGAAGTACCACCACTCGGAGCGGAAGGCGGGATGGCTGCCGTGATCCCTCGGGAAGGCGAACCGGTAGCCGGGCCGGGCGACCGCGAAGGCCCCGGAATCAGGAACCCCGGCGCTGCACGCGAGGGCGAGGACACCTGCCAGGATCGCCTTCATGCGCCCTCCTCGACTTCCCGGTCGGCTCCGAGCCGGGCCCCCCAGCGGGCCGTGGGGATCAGCACGAGGAGGGCCGCCGCCAGGGTGGACAGGGTGGCCAGGCCCAGGAACCCCCAAGGGACCGAGAAGCTGAGCGTCCAGCCGAAGACCTGGGGATTGAGCACATCCACGAGGATGCGCGCGAGCAGGAGGCCCAGGCCCAGGCCCGCGAGGAGCCCGGCCATGGCCACGCCGAGGCCCTCGAGCACGAGGATGCCCGTGAGCTCCGCCCGGGTGGCGCCGAGCGCCCGCAGGGACCAGATCTCGCCGCGCCGGGCGAGGGCCAGGCCGGTGAGGCCCTGGGCGAGGCCGAGCACCGCCACGAGGAGGCCGATGGCTTCGAGCGCGTAGGTGAGGGCGAAGGTCTGCCGGAAGATGGTGGTCACCTGGGTCCGCAGGGCGCCATTGCTGCGGATCTGCAGACCGGGATGCCCGCGCCGGAGCTGCGCGGCCACGGCCTCTGGCGATTCACCGGGCTTGAGGTAGAGCGCCACGCTGGCCACCTGCGCATCCTGGAACCAGGCGAGGAAGACCGGCCGGTCGAGGATCAGGCTGCCCCGTTCGTTCCCGTAGTCGGCGAGGATGCCGCGCACCGTGGCCCGGCGGGTGCCCCCGGGCACGGGAAGCTCCAGGACCTCTCCCACCCGCACCCCGAAATGTCGGGCGAAGGTCTCGGATGCCAGCACGCCAGGATCGGTGGTTCCGCCCTCGCGAAGGGCGCGCAGGGGACCCGGGAAGGGACCTCCCGCGGCCAGGATGAGGCCGCCCCGGGAGGCCTGGACGCCCATGTCCCCGGCCCCGAGGAAGGTGGGGCGGCCCCGGAAGGTGATGGGCAGCATCTGGAAGCGATCCGCCGCGGCCACGGCGGGATCCGCGGCGAGGCGATCCGCGGTGGCCGGGGCCATGCGGTGGTGGCTGCCGGCGCCGGCGGCCCCGAGGGGCGACACATACAGATCCGCCCGGAGGCTGCTGCCGATCCAGGCGAGCACGGTGCGCTCGAAGCTCTGGACCATCACGCCCATTCCAGAGGCCATGCCCACGGCCACGGCCAGGGCGGCGGCGGCAAAGCCGTGGCGGCCTGTCGGGCGCAGCAGGGGCCGCAGGGCGAGCCGGAGCCGCCACGACCGGAGACCTCGCCCCGGCAGGCCCAGGAGGGGGAGCAGGGCCACCGCCACGAGAGATCCTCCGAGCAGGGCCAGGCCGGACCCGGCATAGGCGTGCCAGGCCACGCCGGGGGAGGGATGGAGGCCGTAGGCCAGGCCCGCGCCCAGCAGCAGCGAGGCGGCGCCCGCCCCGCCTGCCCAGCCCCAGCGCACGGGCTTGGGACCGCCCTCCCGGGCCAGCAGCTGGACCGGCGGGGTCAGGGCCGCCCGGCGGGCGGGAACCCAGGCGGCCACCAGGCACGCGAAGGCACCCACCGTCAGGACGAGTCCGGCTTCGCTGCCGCTGAGGGTGGCGCTCCGGGCGGAACTGGCGCCGTACAGGGCGTTCACCGTGCGGCTGACGGCCTTCACCGTGCCCTGAGCCAGCAGCCAGCCGAGGCCCACGCCCAGCAGGCTCCCCAGGAGGCCCAACAGGGCGGCCTCCCCGAGCAGCAGGCGCGTGACGCCGGCGGGGGGCAAGCCCAGGGCCCGCAGGGTCGCCCAGGTTTCGCGCCGCCGGTTCACGGACGCATCGAAGGCCTGGAACAGCAGGTAGGCCCCCACGGCCAGAGCGATGAGGCTGAGGATGGTGAGGTTGAAGCGAAAGGCGGCGGTCATGGTGCGCCCACTCTCAGCGCGCTGCTCCGGAGGCTCCAGCAGGAGGCCGGGGGGGAGCAGATGCCGGGCCTGGCCCTCCAGGTCCGCCAGGTGGGCCCCGGGCCGCAGGCCCCATTCGATGCGGTCCAGTTCGCCCGCGCGGTTGAGGATCCGTTGGGCGGCGGGCAGGTCCATGACGAGGAGGTTCCGCTGGAGCTTGGGGCGGTTGGGCGGGTCGGGCAGGAGGCCGACCACGCGCAAGCGGACCGGGCGCTCCTGGATGAAACCCTCCAGGAACGCTCCGGGACCGAGGCCCTCCGCCGCCAGGGCCGAGGGGACCAGGACCGCCTCCGGATCCTGGAGCAGGGCGTAGAAACCCTCCGTCGTCTGATGGAGAGGGCCTGCCTCCTGGGGGGCGGCGGAATCCTCCCCGGCGGTGGCCCCCAGGCTCACCAGATCGAGACCCATCAGCTGAAAGCCCTCGAGCGTACCTGCCCGGGCAAAGCTCCCCTCGACCACGGGGCGCATCCAGCCCCATTCCGCCAGGGGCCGCAGGCCGGGGAGGATGGACTCCCGCAGGGGGCCGGCCTCCGCCTGCATGATCAAGTCGGATCCCTGGCCCACCCCCCGGGTGAACTGCTCGAAGCTGGCCACGGCGGCCCGGTTCGCCAGCCGGATGGAGAGGAACACGGCCACGCCCAGGGCCACGGCCACCAGGGTGAGGAGCGTGCGCACCCATTCCCGCGCCAGGGCCCGGACCACCAGCCGCCGTGCCAACCAGCTCATAGAAAGCGGCCGTCTTCCATGCGGAGGACCCGGTGGCAGATGCCGGCAGCCGCTTCGGAATGGGTGACCATGACAAGAGCCGAACCCTCCTGCTCCGTCAGCTCCGCCAACAGGGACAGGACGGCCTCTCCGGAGGCCCGGTCCAGGTTCCCGGTGGGCTCATCAGCCAGCAGCACGGCGGGCCGGGCCGCCAGGGCCCGGGCCACGGCCACCCGCTGCATCTCCCCGCCGGAGAGCTCGGCCGGCCAGGCCTGGGCCCGGGAGGCGAGCCCCACGGCCCGGATCAGCTCGGCGCACCGCGCGCGGATCCGGGCCTCGGGCCACTTCAGCATCCTCAGGGGGAGCTCGAGGTTCTCCTCCGCCGTGAGGGTGGGGATCAGGTGAAAGAACTGGAAGACCGTGCCCAGGCGTGAACGACGCAGGTCCGCCAGCCGCTCGGGGGTGGCCAGGTGGAGGGGCTCGCCGTCGAGGAGGATGGCCCCCGCATCGGGGCGGTCGAGGCCCCCCAGCAGGTTCAGGAAGGTGGTCTTGCCGCACCCCGAGGGGCCCAACAGGGCCACCCGCTCGCCCTCGGCGAGGTCGAAGTCCAGGGACCGGAGCACCCAGCGGGGCCCAAATCGCTTGCCCACGCCCCTGGCCCGCAGCACCGCCATGAGTCCCCCTCCCTCGACTCTATCGGAGCGTGAGGAAAGCTGGATATTTGTCTAGAAATATTAATGGACGATTTCGAGGTCTTCGCGGCCGTCCCGGGGGGGCTCGATGCCGTGCCATCCGGCCTTCCAGGCCAGGTTCAGGAGGAGGCTGAGGGTCACATAGGCGGCGAAGAAGCCGACGAAAAACCGCTGCTGGAACAGGATCATCATCGCGAAGAGCAGCACGATGCCCAGGCTGGTGAGCATGGCGGCGCGGGGGCTGCCCGCCCGCTTCTTGAAGCTGGGGAAGCGGATCGTGGACACCATCAGGAGCCCCACCGCGAAGAGCTCTGCGGCGAAGGCATACGCGTGTGCCGCCGAGGCCGGGGGCGTCGGGTGCCAGATGATCACCGAGGCCACGCAGGCGGCGCCGGCCGGGATGGGCAGGCCCATGAAGTAGCGCGGGTCCGTCGAGCCCACCTGGACATTGAAGCGCGCCAGGCGCAGGGCGCCGCAGGCGGTGAAGACGAAGCAGGCCGCCCAGCCCACGGCCCGCAGGTGCGAGTCGTGGATGCCGAACTGGAAGAAGCCGTAGCGGTAGGCCAGGATGGCCGGCGCCATCCC from Geothrix sp. includes these protein-coding regions:
- a CDS encoding nucleoside transporter C-terminal domain-containing protein; the encoded protein is MERFIGLAGIVAFMAIAYALSHKRSAIHWRTIGWGLTLQWIFALIVLKGSVISGLLSFLPFPKGTGWVVLVLMFTPMLLRRFASYENKALNWALFGVIVLGLLRGNLVGSSFDQMRIVVEHLMAYAHEGASFVFGSLSDGPGGKVGMVFAFAVLPTIIFVASIFAVLYYIGVMQWVVSAAARAMGRFLKVSGAESVSVAASILMGQTEAPLTIRPFLARMTRSELMVIMTAGMAHVSGSIMVAYVQVAHVDIVHLLTAVIMTAPGAVMMAKLLEPETETPETAGDIKVDIPNHDANVLDAAARGAFEGGQLAFNVAVMLIAFIALIYLLNGLMKAIHPGFSLELVLGAVFKPFAYLMGVPWIEAGQVGSLLGKRMVVNEFVAFLDLGAMTNLSTKARLVSTFALCGFANFSSIAIQVGGIGALVPERRGDLARLGIRAMLAGTLANFLSACIAGILS
- a CDS encoding lipocalin-like domain-containing protein, translating into MKAILAGVLALACSAGVPDSGAFAVARPGYRFAFPRDHGSHPAFRSEWWYFTGHLWTPDGARRFGYQLTFFRQASPPATWKGSPAWRSDQLQLAHAALTDEAGHRFLVAERLDRAGLMAGAATDRLSVFHQDWRAEQDPSGRIRLHMTVRGATLDLALDPATPPVIFGEEGVSRKGADPSAASHYLTWPRLSAQGSLRLPEGPALAVRGQGWMDHEFSSNQLDAEQVGWDWAGIQLRDGRSLMAYRLRRRDGSQDPYSTVTEVDAGGRVRRRTQAFTLGATGTWRSPTSGAAYPTPLVLEAWGERHTLVPVLPDQELRTGRSSGITYWEGACRVLDAAGREVGEAYVELTGYAHSLKGRF
- a CDS encoding DUF2752 domain-containing protein — encoded protein: MRRVPWIALAALGLALGLALGLWAATFLAPLADLLPVCPFKRITGFACATCGATRCVLALAGGHWREAFHWYPAAAALAALPLAVLWDLRRAWRGDSYPALPDSRAARLAVWAALVGIWALQVARGI
- the pssA gene encoding CDP-diacylglycerol--serine O-phosphatidyltransferase; translation: MRPRLSPEERRDRRKRAMRRSMFVLPSSITMASIFCGFSSVVMSINAAGATPERYFLWAAGLLVLAGVFDGLDGRVARATNTATEFGVQLDSLADVVSFGMAPAILAYRYGFFQFGIHDSHLRAVGWAACFVFTACGALRLARFNVQVGSTDPRYFMGLPIPAGAACVASVIIWHPTPPASAAHAYAFAAELFAVGLLMVSTIRFPSFKKRAGSPRAAMLTSLGIVLLFAMMILFQQRFFVGFFAAYVTLSLLLNLAWKAGWHGIEPPRDGREDLEIVH
- a CDS encoding ABC transporter ATP-binding protein; the encoded protein is MAVLRARGVGKRFGPRWVLRSLDFDLAEGERVALLGPSGCGKTTFLNLLGGLDRPDAGAILLDGEPLHLATPERLADLRRSRLGTVFQFFHLIPTLTAEENLELPLRMLKWPEARIRARCAELIRAVGLASRAQAWPAELSGGEMQRVAVARALAARPAVLLADEPTGNLDRASGEAVLSLLAELTEQEGSALVMVTHSEAAAGICHRVLRMEDGRFL
- a CDS encoding ABC transporter permease, translated to MSWLARRLVVRALAREWVRTLLTLVAVALGVAVFLSIRLANRAAVASFEQFTRGVGQGSDLIMQAEAGPLRESILPGLRPLAEWGWMRPVVEGSFARAGTLEGFQLMGLDLVSLGATAGEDSAAPQEAGPLHQTTEGFYALLQDPEAVLVPSALAAEGLGPGAFLEGFIQERPVRLRVVGLLPDPPNRPKLQRNLLVMDLPAAQRILNRAGELDRIEWGLRPGAHLADLEGQARHLLPPGLLLEPPEQRAESGRTMTAAFRFNLTILSLIALAVGAYLLFQAFDASVNRRRETWATLRALGLPPAGVTRLLLGEAALLGLLGSLLGVGLGWLLAQGTVKAVSRTVNALYGASSARSATLSGSEAGLVLTVGAFACLVAAWVPARRAALTPPVQLLAREGGPKPVRWGWAGGAGAASLLLGAGLAYGLHPSPGVAWHAYAGSGLALLGGSLVAVALLPLLGLPGRGLRSWRLRLALRPLLRPTGRHGFAAAALAVAVGMASGMGVMVQSFERTVLAWIGSSLRADLYVSPLGAAGAGSHHRMAPATADRLAADPAVAAADRFQMLPITFRGRPTFLGAGDMGVQASRGGLILAAGGPFPGPLRALREGGTTDPGVLASETFARHFGVRVGEVLELPVPGGTRRATVRGILADYGNERGSLILDRPVFLAWFQDAQVASVALYLKPGESPEAVAAQLRRGHPGLQIRSNGALRTQVTTIFRQTFALTYALEAIGLLVAVLGLAQGLTGLALARRGEIWSLRALGATRAELTGILVLEGLGVAMAGLLAGLGLGLLLARILVDVLNPQVFGWTLSFSVPWGFLGLATLSTLAAALLVLIPTARWGARLGADREVEEGA